In a genomic window of Lepisosteus oculatus isolate fLepOcu1 chromosome 3, fLepOcu1.hap2, whole genome shotgun sequence:
- the LOC102694983 gene encoding sodium-dependent organic anion transporter: MLNHTGCSECEGNRTHNGTSAPDETVTLVFSVVLTALLALVVFSLGCTVELGKLWFHLRRPWGILVGLVCQFGLMPLTAYALAVGFAVKPVQAVAILIMGCCPGGTISNIIAYWVDGDMDLSITMTCCSTVLAMGMMPLCLFIYTRSWVGEGNIKIPFFNIGITLVTLIVPVCCGVFVNYKWPKKAQIILKVGTVVGGVLILVIGIASAVLYKGSWDTDTSMLVIGIIYPMIGYAAGFITAAVVRQPWKRCRTIALETGAQNVQVCSTMLQLSFPAEQLVLMFTFPLIYGSFQLLNGLLIVTVYQIYKKVTSDKPDDKPLAGPGLINNLSCKTPQGEVNMAFENEKALCEVNKHSLEPVKAEESQMMECTKL, from the exons ATGCTGAACCACACGGGCTGCTCGGAGTGCGAGGGGAACCGAACGCACAACGGGACGAGCGCCCCGGACGAAACCGTCACGCTGGTTTTCAGCGTCGTGCTGACTGCCCTGCTCGCCCTGGTGGTCTTTTCCTTGGGGTGTACCGTTGAGTTGGGCAAACTGTGGTTCCACCTCCGGCGCCCCTGGGGTATTTTGGTGGGGCTCGTTTGCCAGTTTGGTCTGATGCCCCTCACTGCGTACGCCCTCGCTGTTGGCTTCGCCGTGAAGCCGGTGCAGGCTGTCGCCATCCTCATCATGGGCTGCTGTCCGGGGGGGACGATCTCCAACATTATCGCGTACTGGGTTGATGGAGACATGGACCTCAG CATTACCATGACCTGCTGCTCGACAGTTCTGGCTATGGGAATGATGCCTCTCTGTCTGTTCATCTACACACGCTCCTGGGTTGGCGAAGGCAACATTAAAATCCCCTTCTTTAACATAG GAATTACTCTTGTTACCTTGATTGTTCCCGTGTGCTGTGGAGTCTTTGTCAATTATAAGTGGCCAAAGAAAGCACAGATCATCTTGAAG GTGGGCACTGTCGTGGGTGGCGTACTCATCCTGGTGATCGGAATCGCCTCTGCTGTTCTGTATAAAGGCTCATGGGACACAGACACCTCCATGTTGGTAATTGGGATTATTTACCCCATGATCGGGTACGCAGCTGGGTTCATCACTGCTGCTGTTGTGAGACAACCCTGGAAAAG GTGCAGGACGATTGCCTTGGAGACAGGAGCCCAGAATGTCCAGGTCTGCTCCACCATGCTTCAGCTGTCCTTCCCCGCAGAGCAGCTGGTTCTCATGTTCACCTTCCCTCTCATTTATGGCTCCTTCCAGCTTTTGAACGGACTGCTTATTGTGACAG TTTATCAGATTTACAAAAAAGTGACATCAGACAAGCCCGACGACAAGCCACTTGCAGGACCCGGTCTGATTAATAATTTGAGCTGCAAAACTCCACAAGGGGAGGTCAACATGGCTTTTGAAAATGAGAAAGCCCTTTGTGAAGTTAATAAACATAGCCTGGAACCGGTAAAAGCAGAAGAAAGTCAAATGATGGAGTGTACCAAACTTTAA